The following coding sequences are from one Flexibacter flexilis DSM 6793 window:
- the pstC gene encoding phosphate ABC transporter permease subunit PstC: MKANRREQIDWLLKQLFKATGLATILLLAGIFLMLLGNSISFFLQIKPIDFLTGSQWNPDTNYCIWPLVISTTFVAFGSMLLAVPLGILTAAFLSEFAPRRLHMLLKPLIEMLASIPSVAIGFLGIVLVGPNLSKLFGIANGLNALNGSILLAIMSLPTIITISEEAISAVPQSHREASLALGATRWQTLYQVTLPAALPGLIAAVMLGLGRALGETMTVLMATGNVSATPKNFLDSVRTITATIAIEMGEVPYQTTHYFALFAIAIILFGMTLTANLVGEYFANRLRKFQS, from the coding sequence ATGAAAGCGAATAGACGAGAACAAATAGACTGGTTGTTGAAGCAACTTTTTAAAGCAACGGGGCTTGCAACTATATTGTTGTTGGCGGGCATTTTTCTGATGCTGTTGGGCAATAGCATTTCTTTTTTTCTACAAATAAAACCCATTGACTTCCTGACAGGCTCGCAGTGGAACCCCGATACGAATTACTGTATTTGGCCGTTGGTGATTAGTACCACGTTTGTTGCTTTTGGGTCGATGTTGTTGGCCGTGCCTTTGGGGATTCTGACGGCGGCTTTTCTGTCGGAATTTGCGCCGCGCCGCCTCCATATGTTGCTCAAACCGTTGATAGAAATGTTGGCTTCCATTCCGTCGGTGGCGATTGGTTTTTTAGGAATTGTATTGGTGGGGCCAAACTTGTCCAAACTGTTTGGTATTGCCAATGGCCTGAATGCCTTGAATGGGTCTATTCTGTTGGCTATCATGTCTTTACCCACAATTATTACGATAAGTGAAGAAGCCATTAGTGCCGTGCCGCAAAGCCATCGGGAAGCCTCGTTGGCGTTGGGAGCGACGCGCTGGCAAACGCTTTATCAGGTAACGTTGCCTGCCGCGTTGCCTGGACTTATTGCCGCTGTGATGTTGGGTCTGGGGCGTGCCTTAGGCGAGACGATGACCGTGTTGATGGCGACTGGCAATGTGTCGGCTACTCCCAAAAATTTTCTGGATTCGGTGCGAACCATTACGGCAACTATCGCCATAGAAATGGGAGAAGTGCCGTACCAAACCACCCACTATTTCGCCTTGTTTGCCATTGCTATTATACTTTTTGGAATGACGCTAACCGCAAATTTGGTGGGCGAATATTTTGCTAACCGACTTAGAAAATTTCAATCATGA
- a CDS encoding substrate-binding domain-containing protein, translated as MRYLWLFFLWWFCACSQNHRTIKIKGSDTEVNLAVLLAEKYHLHDPDLLISVSGGGSGLGIASLLNGTADIANSSRDINPSELHLFSQKKMAVSSFVFAQDAIAFVVSDKLTLDSISTQNLGLLLSGEVDNWEIFSRQKISVNIYGRQSNSGTYEYVKHRLGIRFSAYAKQMNGNAQILEAVKADSSGLGYVGAGYVMNQAHKGLKILKIYTEKAPIAVSPLDEKRIMAGQYFFQRPLFQFYKTSDKQKVKPFLDYEQTSEGLALIRASGYYPVR; from the coding sequence ATGCGTTATTTATGGCTTTTTTTTCTTTGGTGGTTTTGTGCTTGTAGCCAAAATCACCGCACTATCAAAATAAAGGGTTCGGACACGGAAGTGAATTTGGCTGTGTTATTGGCCGAAAAATATCATTTACATGACCCCGATTTGCTTATTTCGGTTTCTGGTGGCGGTTCTGGATTGGGGATTGCCTCTTTGCTCAATGGTACAGCAGATATTGCCAATTCTTCACGCGACATTAATCCCAGTGAATTGCATTTGTTTTCACAAAAAAAGATGGCGGTAAGCTCCTTTGTTTTTGCGCAAGATGCCATTGCTTTTGTGGTGTCGGACAAACTCACGCTTGATTCGATTAGCACCCAAAACTTGGGCTTATTGCTGAGTGGGGAAGTGGATAATTGGGAGATTTTTAGCCGACAAAAAATAAGCGTGAATATTTATGGCCGTCAGAGCAATTCGGGGACATATGAGTACGTGAAACATCGTTTAGGGATTCGTTTTTCGGCTTATGCCAAGCAAATGAACGGCAATGCCCAAATCTTAGAGGCCGTCAAAGCGGACAGCTCGGGGCTTGGTTATGTGGGCGCAGGCTATGTGATGAATCAGGCGCACAAGGGATTAAAAATTTTGAAAATTTATACCGAAAAAGCACCCATTGCCGTCTCGCCTTTAGATGAAAAGCGCATCATGGCAGGCCAATATTTTTTTCAAAGACCCTTGTTTCAGTTTTATAAAACAAGTGATAAGCAAAAAGTAAAGCCATTTTTGGATTATGAGCAAACCTCGGAGGGGTTGGCACTGATTCGAGCGTCTGGTTATTATCCTGTCCGATGA
- the pstA gene encoding phosphate ABC transporter permease PstA: MRDSVRSILNWLLLLSSTALVCLFLGIILYDIFSKGLPALSWEFVSSYPTQGMTKGGILPTIVGTVMLTFITTLFAVPFGITCAVYLNEYAKPSLLTNIIRASIRNLAGIPSIIYGLFGLALFVQGLGLGTSVLSAGLTLGLLSLPYIITTTEEALKTIPNSMREATLALGVTQFETIRDVVLPQALSGILTGVILTLSRAAGETAPILFTGVAFYINGISFALNQEFMSLPYHLYMLSTQHSAIEQVRPLAYATAVVLIVLVFLLNAVAFIIRFKHRNKN, translated from the coding sequence ATGAGGGATTCCGTTCGTTCGATATTGAATTGGCTATTGCTGTTGAGTAGTACGGCCTTAGTCTGCTTGTTTTTGGGAATAATTCTATACGATATTTTTAGTAAAGGCCTTCCCGCACTTTCTTGGGAATTTGTGAGTAGCTACCCGACGCAAGGCATGACGAAGGGAGGGATTTTGCCGACGATTGTGGGTACGGTGATGCTGACGTTTATCACGACGCTGTTTGCAGTTCCTTTCGGGATCACGTGCGCAGTTTATCTGAACGAATACGCCAAACCAAGTTTGCTGACCAATATCATTCGGGCATCTATTCGGAATTTGGCGGGTATTCCTTCGATTATTTATGGCTTGTTTGGCTTGGCCTTGTTCGTGCAGGGCTTGGGTTTGGGTACGTCGGTATTGTCGGCGGGACTAACGTTGGGTTTGTTGTCGTTGCCTTATATCATTACCACCACCGAAGAAGCACTCAAGACCATTCCCAATAGCATGCGCGAGGCAACACTGGCTTTGGGCGTAACACAGTTCGAAACGATCCGAGATGTGGTATTGCCTCAAGCCCTTTCAGGCATTTTGACGGGTGTAATCCTGACGCTTTCCAGAGCAGCAGGGGAGACGGCACCGATTCTTTTTACGGGTGTAGCGTTTTATATTAACGGAATTTCTTTTGCGCTAAATCAGGAGTTTATGTCTTTGCCCTATCACTTGTATATGCTATCTACCCAACACAGTGCCATCGAACAAGTCAGGCCATTGGCTTATGCTACCGCCGTGGTGCTCATTGTGTTAGTGTTTTTGCTCAATGCGGTGGCTTTTATTATTCGATTCAAACACAGAAATAAAAACTAA
- the pstB gene encoding phosphate ABC transporter ATP-binding protein PstB, translating into MLTPDVPKLSCQHLNLYFGTKQILKDVSIEFPKNQVVSLIGPSGCGKSTLLRSFNRMHDLVADARIEGKLFLDNQDLYAPQVSVTQIRKRVGMVFQKPNPLPKSIYDNLAYALRIHQFPKNEIPQLIENALRESYLWEEVKNELKKPAVKLSGGQQQRLCIARTVVLRPEVILMDEPCSALDPISTNKIEELILKLKEHYTIVIVTHNMQQAQRISDKVAFMYLGELIEYDTCEHIFHRPQKELTKNYISGHFG; encoded by the coding sequence ATGCTTACGCCCGATGTTCCTAAACTTTCTTGCCAGCACCTGAATTTATATTTTGGTACAAAGCAAATTTTAAAAGATGTTTCTATCGAATTTCCCAAAAATCAAGTTGTATCCTTGATTGGGCCTTCGGGTTGTGGGAAATCTACTTTATTGCGTTCGTTTAATCGTATGCACGATTTGGTGGCAGATGCGCGTATCGAAGGCAAATTGTTTTTGGATAATCAGGATTTGTACGCGCCGCAAGTGTCGGTTACGCAGATTCGTAAGCGCGTGGGAATGGTTTTCCAAAAGCCCAATCCGTTGCCCAAAAGTATTTATGATAATTTGGCGTATGCACTTCGTATTCACCAATTTCCTAAAAATGAAATACCACAACTTATCGAAAATGCCTTGCGGGAAAGTTATCTTTGGGAAGAGGTGAAAAACGAGCTTAAAAAACCTGCGGTTAAATTGTCGGGAGGGCAACAACAACGCCTTTGCATTGCTCGAACCGTCGTGTTGCGGCCAGAAGTGATTCTGATGGACGAACCATGCTCTGCCCTCGACCCGATTAGTACCAACAAAATAGAAGAATTGATCCTGAAGTTAAAAGAACACTATACGATTGTGATCGTAACGCACAATATGCAGCAAGCGCAACGAATTTCGGATAAAGTGGCTTTTATGTATTTGGGAGAACTAATTGAGTACGATACTTGTGAGCATATTTTTCACCGTCCGCAAAAGGAGCTGACCAAAAACTATATCAGCGGTCATTTTGGATAA
- a CDS encoding NAD(P)-dependent alcohol dehydrogenase, which translates to MATFSVKAFGTPARDADLKLMTVDRRETTPQDVEIDILYCGVCHSDLHTARNDWGGTKYPAVPGHEIVGRVTKVGAAVSKFKVGDLAAVGCMVDSCGTCESCQQDLEQYCKNGFTGTYNGKDRHSGTQTFGGYSEKVVVDERFVLKVPENLDLAAVAPLLCAGITTWSPLRHWNVREGSKVAVVGLGGLGHMAIKLAKGLGAEVTLFSRTESKTEDAKLLGADHVVISTKEEQMQAVRGKFDVIIDTVPYAHDLNPYTATLGINGTLVLVGYLGPLEPSLHTVPMIMGRKSVAGSLIGGIAETQELLDFCGKHNIVSDIELIKMQDINEAYERMLKSDVRYRFVVDMASLKA; encoded by the coding sequence ATGGCAACATTTTCAGTAAAAGCCTTTGGCACGCCTGCCCGCGATGCAGACCTAAAACTCATGACCGTTGACCGCCGCGAAACTACGCCGCAAGATGTTGAGATAGACATTTTGTACTGCGGCGTTTGCCATTCGGACTTACACACGGCTCGCAACGATTGGGGCGGCACGAAATACCCCGCCGTACCGGGCCACGAAATCGTGGGTCGCGTAACGAAAGTCGGCGCAGCCGTCAGCAAATTTAAAGTTGGCGATTTGGCCGCCGTCGGCTGTATGGTGGACTCTTGCGGCACTTGCGAAAGTTGCCAACAGGATTTGGAACAATATTGCAAAAACGGTTTCACGGGCACTTACAACGGCAAAGACAGACATTCTGGCACACAGACATTTGGCGGTTATTCCGAAAAAGTAGTGGTAGATGAGCGTTTTGTATTAAAAGTACCCGAAAATTTGGATTTGGCGGCAGTAGCTCCATTGCTTTGCGCGGGCATTACGACTTGGTCGCCATTGCGCCACTGGAACGTGCGCGAAGGCAGCAAAGTAGCCGTAGTGGGCTTGGGCGGCTTAGGGCACATGGCCATCAAATTGGCCAAAGGCTTGGGCGCAGAAGTAACGCTATTCTCACGCACAGAAAGCAAAACCGAAGATGCGAAACTATTGGGCGCAGACCACGTGGTTATTTCTACGAAAGAAGAGCAAATGCAGGCGGTGCGCGGCAAATTTGATGTGATTATCGACACAGTACCTTACGCGCACGACCTGAACCCTTACACGGCCACGTTGGGCATCAACGGCACATTGGTTTTGGTAGGCTATTTGGGGCCATTAGAACCAAGTTTGCATACCGTACCGATGATTATGGGACGCAAGTCGGTGGCGGGTTCGCTTATCGGTGGCATCGCCGAGACGCAGGAACTTTTGGACTTCTGCGGCAAACACAATATCGTATCCGACATTGAGCTTATCAAGATGCAAGACATCAATGAAGCCTACGAAAGAATGCTAAAAAGTGATGTTCGCTACCGTTTCGTAGTGGATATGGCATCGCTAAAGGCTTAA